The following proteins are encoded in a genomic region of Microcoleus sp. bin38.metabat.b11b12b14.051:
- a CDS encoding EAL domain-containing protein, protein MAPRKVRQTSKATLEQEILLNRITNRIRNSLELQEILTTTAREIRSFLGSDRVKVYRFDADGSGEVIAEAIDGDNLPSLLGLRFPAEDIPNSAREMFLKARQRVIVDVGLQHKIINRLDCPETGKTLPVEDIRYSPVDSCHAEYLEAMGVRSSLTVPIVHQNQLWGLLACHHTQPKRFSDRELNMVQLLVDQLSIAIAQSFLLSQARHQARDEAAVNQISCLLHSPLELTEIRQAVLEQTVKHLHGSGGRLYIAAEFGDRPALVYTCGQQPARTDLELTEFWQQIMGLVSQDDRAKTGDRSDRLGIFPNLNSDHYSLIDTNISNSIVPRLYAISEISQEPQLKSVSASLLESDIRSFLAVPLQYRQQCIGCLTVFRGAIETEILWAGRSSSDARGDRPRQSFAAWKEIKTGEAQKWTSDELKLAKSLGTHLYMAVMQRRVEAMMRHQASHDSLTGLANRLLFNETLSLALANSHHNAEMLAVIFLDLDRFKNVNDTLGHPVGDQLLQAVSRRLTSCLRVGDSLARWGGDEFTVLLYNINSPDDATKVCQLIIQSLSSPFDFDGLELYIKASLGIALAPYDGEDAETLLKNADAAMYKAKQRGRNNYQFYTRAIGSQVSEELNLENHLYKALKKSEFVLHYQPQINLNTGKIVGMEALIRWQHPERGLIAPDRFIPLAEETGLICQIDAWVLRTACLQNRAWQLMGLPPVRVAVNLSGRQFLQANTVQIIAEILSETELNPAYLEIEITETVAMTDVSFTVSVLQQLQQMGINISLDDFGTGYSSLWSLKNLPLNNLKIDKSFVADLQSGSSGATIVKVAIALGQGLNLQVIAEGVETAEQLAFLQSLQCEMGQGYLFSKPIPTAAATELYLENQQGKIASLK, encoded by the coding sequence ATGGCCCCCAGAAAAGTCAGACAAACGTCAAAAGCAACTCTAGAACAAGAGATTTTACTCAATCGAATTACCAATCGCATCCGCAACTCTTTAGAACTGCAAGAGATTTTGACGACAACAGCCCGAGAAATTCGCAGCTTTTTAGGAAGCGATCGGGTAAAAGTTTATCGCTTTGATGCCGACGGTAGCGGCGAGGTGATTGCTGAGGCGATCGACGGCGACAATTTGCCATCTCTGCTGGGCTTGCGCTTTCCTGCAGAGGACATTCCCAACAGCGCCCGCGAAATGTTTCTCAAAGCGCGGCAGCGAGTGATTGTGGATGTGGGATTGCAGCATAAAATAATTAATCGCTTAGATTGTCCCGAAACCGGCAAAACTTTACCAGTTGAAGATATTCGGTATTCTCCCGTAGACTCTTGTCACGCAGAATATCTGGAGGCGATGGGGGTGCGTTCTTCTCTGACGGTGCCGATCGTACATCAAAATCAGCTTTGGGGGCTGTTGGCTTGTCACCACACCCAGCCGAAACGGTTTAGCGATCGAGAATTGAACATGGTACAGTTGCTGGTGGATCAACTTTCAATTGCGATCGCCCAATCTTTTCTCCTCAGTCAAGCCCGACATCAAGCGCGCGACGAAGCCGCAGTCAACCAAATTAGCTGTTTGCTGCACTCTCCTCTAGAACTCACCGAAATTCGGCAAGCAGTTCTGGAACAAACTGTCAAGCATTTGCACGGTTCGGGAGGGCGGTTGTATATTGCAGCCGAATTTGGCGATCGGCCCGCTTTAGTTTATACCTGCGGCCAACAGCCCGCACGCACAGACTTGGAACTGACCGAGTTTTGGCAGCAGATTATGGGATTGGTAAGCCAGGACGATCGAGCAAAAACAGGCGATCGTAGCGATCGATTAGGTATTTTTCCCAATCTCAATTCCGATCACTACAGTTTAATTGATACAAATATTTCTAATTCAATCGTACCCCGCTTGTACGCGATTTCCGAGATTTCTCAGGAACCTCAACTCAAATCTGTATCTGCAAGTTTACTCGAATCTGACATTCGGTCATTTTTGGCAGTACCGCTGCAATACCGCCAACAGTGCATCGGCTGTCTCACTGTTTTTCGCGGCGCCATAGAAACCGAAATTTTGTGGGCTGGGCGCAGCAGTTCCGACGCCAGGGGCGATCGTCCGCGACAGTCCTTTGCAGCTTGGAAAGAAATCAAAACTGGGGAAGCTCAAAAGTGGACAAGCGACGAATTGAAGTTAGCAAAATCTTTAGGAACTCACCTGTACATGGCTGTCATGCAGAGGCGCGTCGAAGCAATGATGCGACATCAAGCTTCCCACGACTCACTGACAGGTTTAGCTAATAGATTGCTGTTTAATGAAACACTGTCTTTAGCTTTAGCTAACTCTCACCACAACGCCGAAATGCTGGCGGTAATATTTCTCGATTTGGACAGATTTAAAAATGTTAACGATACTCTCGGTCACCCGGTGGGCGACCAGTTGCTGCAAGCTGTATCACGCCGTTTGACTAGCTGTTTGCGCGTGGGAGATTCGCTCGCCCGTTGGGGCGGCGATGAATTTACTGTCCTGCTGTACAATATCAACAGCCCCGATGACGCCACTAAGGTGTGCCAGCTAATTATCCAAAGTTTAAGCAGTCCCTTTGATTTTGACGGTCTCGAACTTTATATTAAGGCTAGCTTGGGAATTGCTTTGGCTCCTTACGACGGAGAGGATGCAGAAACTTTGCTGAAAAATGCCGATGCTGCGATGTACAAAGCTAAACAGAGAGGTCGGAACAATTATCAGTTTTACACGCGGGCGATCGGCAGTCAAGTATCCGAAGAACTTAACTTAGAAAATCATCTTTACAAAGCTCTGAAAAAATCCGAGTTCGTGCTGCACTATCAACCCCAAATAAACTTAAATACTGGCAAAATAGTCGGCATGGAAGCTCTGATTCGTTGGCAGCATCCCGAACGCGGCTTGATTGCTCCGGATCGATTTATTCCCTTAGCAGAAGAAACAGGATTAATCTGCCAAATCGACGCATGGGTGCTGCGGACAGCTTGCTTGCAAAATCGAGCGTGGCAGTTAATGGGATTGCCGCCGGTGCGGGTAGCCGTAAATTTATCAGGCCGCCAGTTCCTGCAAGCTAACACCGTACAAATCATTGCTGAAATTTTATCAGAAACCGAGTTAAATCCCGCCTACTTAGAAATAGAAATTACCGAAACAGTTGCCATGACAGATGTGAGTTTTACGGTGTCGGTATTGCAGCAATTGCAGCAAATGGGAATTAACATTTCTCTGGACGATTTCGGCACAGGTTATTCCTCGCTGTGGTCGCTAAAAAATTTGCCGCTAAATAATTTGAAAATAGATAAATCCTTCGTAGCAGATTTGCAGAGTGGCAGCAGCGGTGCTACGATTGTGAAAGTGGCGATCGCCTTGGGACAGGGCTTGAATTTACAGGTGATTGCTGAGGGAGTCGAAACAGCAGAACAGTTGGCATTTTTGCAGTCGCTTCAGTGCGAGATGGGTCAGGGTTACTTGTTTAGCAAACCAATACCGACGGCGGCGGCCACCGAATTGTATTTAGAAAATCAACAGGGTAAAATAGCTAGTTTAAAGTAA
- a CDS encoding DUF2267 domain-containing protein, with protein sequence MTIAIRDDLTYILLKQIGSGNGSRGESEIRNAVEEYVGRDVPEAELLGHLDYLNQREFIKAEFSGEPYGGVELLPPLVAFQEADLTEKGRKLLQKMETNPPKSLHQEGSAVPIASKDMPFLEKVMVKGHLEDIFDARDITEVVYRIMRDLMPTEASERVEAELHKEVLPTDDKTLQGEIADLWKDTNPLVGLLSRVRHPLRGPAPVGIDANLFARRVELEGALPAGVEPETAIAAVFLATKDELSQERIQEIAGFLPDKIREIWQSV encoded by the coding sequence ATGACCATTGCAATCAGAGACGACCTAACTTACATTTTGCTCAAACAGATCGGCAGCGGTAACGGCAGCCGGGGAGAGTCGGAAATTAGGAATGCAGTCGAGGAGTATGTCGGTCGAGATGTGCCGGAAGCCGAACTCCTGGGTCACTTGGACTACCTCAACCAAAGAGAATTTATCAAAGCGGAATTTAGCGGTGAGCCTTACGGAGGGGTTGAGTTGTTGCCGCCTTTAGTAGCATTTCAAGAAGCAGATTTAACCGAAAAAGGTCGCAAACTTTTGCAAAAAATGGAGACAAATCCTCCTAAGTCTCTGCATCAAGAAGGGTCAGCAGTTCCGATCGCCTCCAAGGATATGCCATTTTTGGAAAAAGTGATGGTAAAGGGTCACTTGGAGGATATTTTTGATGCCCGGGACATTACCGAAGTGGTGTACCGGATCATGCGCGATTTGATGCCAACAGAAGCCAGCGAGCGGGTGGAAGCCGAACTGCACAAAGAAGTTTTACCGACGGACGACAAAACCCTGCAAGGAGAAATAGCCGATCTCTGGAAAGATACGAATCCGCTGGTGGGATTGCTGAGCCGGGTGCGTCATCCTTTGAGAGGGCCTGCACCTGTGGGGATCGATGCTAATTTGTTTGCACGGAGGGTGGAACTAGAAGGTGCACTTCCTGCGGGAGTAGAACCAGAAACTGCGATCGCCGCTGTATTTTTAGCAACGAAAGATGAGTTGTCCCAGGAGCGAATTCAGGAAATAGCCGGCTTTTTACCGGACAAAATTCGGGAAATTTGGCAGTCGGTTTAA